The Narcine bancroftii isolate sNarBan1 chromosome 11, sNarBan1.hap1, whole genome shotgun sequence genome has a window encoding:
- the LOC138746104 gene encoding interleukin-22-like isoform X3, which translates to MAFRRHSCPTVALLVLGCFAVLANSAPRLKSERLKVGCHVEGQRLRQMRHKVHVLSKDAAKHDEDTHTRLVGKDLFRGLEESGPCYVLREVIDFYLATVLKPDQWLAQFSHLKEVKEFLAVLTKKHMADCDTEEKTNANKNIEQLKQKVGEVLDRNIMAIGHIQMKGIKMYLEICQRHQSPNLEKNRSQKKNGSDSSCWARRVRPRWSGSCSSSFRRLGAAAQHPEENQGTEVSHLWPEM; encoded by the exons ATGGCTTTCAGGAGACATTCCTGTCCAACTGTCGCCCTGTTGGTACTTGGCTGCTTTGCAGTCCTGGCGAACTCTGCCCCAAGGTTGAAGTCAGAGAGATTGAAGGTAGGTTGTCATGTGGAAGGACAACGACTGCGACAAATGCGACACAAGGTCCATGTCCTGTCTAAAGAT GCTGCGAAGCACGACGAGGACACGCACACGAGACTGGTGGGAAAGGATCTCTTTCGAGGACTCGAG GAATCCGGTCCTTGCTACGTCCTCCGAGAGGTGATTGACTTCTATCTTGCAACCGTTCTGAAACCCGACCAATGGCTCGCCCAGTTTTCACATCTGAAAGAGGTCAAGGAATTTCTCGCCGTTCTCACGAAAAAGCACATGGCCGATTGC GATACAGAAGAGAAAACGAACGCCAACAAGAACATTGAACAACTGAAGCAGAAAGTGGGCGAGGTACTTGACAGAAACATTATGGCCATTGGACACATTCAGATGAAAGGGATAAAAATGTATCTCGAAATTTGTCAGCGGCATCAAAGCCCCAATTTGGAAAAGAACAGGAGTCAGAAAAAGAATGGATCTGA TTCTTCCTGCTGGGCGAGGCGAGTAAGGCCAAGGTGGTCAGGGAGCTGTTCATCCTCCTTCAGGAGATTGGGAGCCGCTGCTCAACACCCAGAAGAAAACCAGGGCACggaagtgtcacatttgtggcccgaaatgtga
- the LOC138746104 gene encoding uncharacterized protein isoform X2, with protein MAFRRHSCPTVALLVLGCFAVLANSAPRLKSERLKAAKHDEDTHTRLVGKDLFRGLEESGPCYVLREVIDFYLATVLKPDQWLAQFSHLKEVKEFLAVLTKKHMADCDTEEKTNANKNIEQLKQKVGEFFLLGEASKAKVVRELFILLQEIGSRCSTPRRKPGHGSVTFVARNVKQHQHMIYLLNISVSLFLCFHYSSSSRLHKCSHAFSLPVRLIARPLSAYISCIFIIMTSLLSLEINFISLCVLTFQS; from the exons ATGGCTTTCAGGAGACATTCCTGTCCAACTGTCGCCCTGTTGGTACTTGGCTGCTTTGCAGTCCTGGCGAACTCTGCCCCAAGGTTGAAGTCAGAGAGATTGAAG GCTGCGAAGCACGACGAGGACACGCACACGAGACTGGTGGGAAAGGATCTCTTTCGAGGACTCGAG GAATCCGGTCCTTGCTACGTCCTCCGAGAGGTGATTGACTTCTATCTTGCAACCGTTCTGAAACCCGACCAATGGCTCGCCCAGTTTTCACATCTGAAAGAGGTCAAGGAATTTCTCGCCGTTCTCACGAAAAAGCACATGGCCGATTGC GATACAGAAGAGAAAACGAACGCCAACAAGAACATTGAACAACTGAAGCAGAAAGTGGGCGAG TTCTTCCTGCTGGGCGAGGCGAGTAAGGCCAAGGTGGTCAGGGAGCTGTTCATCCTCCTTCAGGAGATTGGGAGCCGCTGCTCAACACCCAGAAGAAAACCAGGGCACggaagtgtcacatttgtggcccgaaatgtgaaacaacatcaacacatgatttacctgttgaacatcagcgtgtctttatttctctgcttccattattcctccAGTTCGCGCCTGCATAAATGCTCGCATGCCTTctcacttccggtcaggttaatagctcgacctctatctgcatacatctcatgcatattcattatcatgacatccctcctttcactgGAAATAAACTTTATTTCTTTATGTGTCTTAACCTTTCAATCTTAG
- the LOC138746104 gene encoding interleukin-22-like isoform X1, with translation MAFRRHSCPTVALLVLGCFAVLANSAPRLKSERLKVGCHVEGQRLRQMRHKVHVLSKDAAKHDEDTHTRLVGKDLFRGLEESGPCYVLREVIDFYLATVLKPDQWLAQFSHLKEVKEFLAVLTKKHMADCDTEEKTNANKNIEQLKQKVGEFFLLGEASKAKVVRELFILLQEIGSRCSTPRRKPGHGSVTFVARNVKQHQHMIYLLNISVSLFLCFHYSSSSRLHKCSHAFSLPVRLIARPLSAYISCIFIIMTSLLSLEINFISLCVLTFQS, from the exons ATGGCTTTCAGGAGACATTCCTGTCCAACTGTCGCCCTGTTGGTACTTGGCTGCTTTGCAGTCCTGGCGAACTCTGCCCCAAGGTTGAAGTCAGAGAGATTGAAGGTAGGTTGTCATGTGGAAGGACAACGACTGCGACAAATGCGACACAAGGTCCATGTCCTGTCTAAAGAT GCTGCGAAGCACGACGAGGACACGCACACGAGACTGGTGGGAAAGGATCTCTTTCGAGGACTCGAG GAATCCGGTCCTTGCTACGTCCTCCGAGAGGTGATTGACTTCTATCTTGCAACCGTTCTGAAACCCGACCAATGGCTCGCCCAGTTTTCACATCTGAAAGAGGTCAAGGAATTTCTCGCCGTTCTCACGAAAAAGCACATGGCCGATTGC GATACAGAAGAGAAAACGAACGCCAACAAGAACATTGAACAACTGAAGCAGAAAGTGGGCGAG TTCTTCCTGCTGGGCGAGGCGAGTAAGGCCAAGGTGGTCAGGGAGCTGTTCATCCTCCTTCAGGAGATTGGGAGCCGCTGCTCAACACCCAGAAGAAAACCAGGGCACggaagtgtcacatttgtggcccgaaatgtgaaacaacatcaacacatgatttacctgttgaacatcagcgtgtctttatttctctgcttccattattcctccAGTTCGCGCCTGCATAAATGCTCGCATGCCTTctcacttccggtcaggttaatagctcgacctctatctgcatacatctcatgcatattcattatcatgacatccctcctttcactgGAAATAAACTTTATTTCTTTATGTGTCTTAACCTTTCAATCTTAG